A single window of Gossypium hirsutum isolate 1008001.06 chromosome A10, Gossypium_hirsutum_v2.1, whole genome shotgun sequence DNA harbors:
- the LOC107940341 gene encoding uncharacterized protein produces the protein MESGSSNLSISAPPVFDRENYQACAVRMQAYMEGCDYWEAIEEDYEVTLLPNNPTMNQIKMYNERTTRKAKARSCLYALVSPAIFNRIMAFGSVKEIWDYLKAEYQGDERIKSMKVLNLIRELERLQMKESESIKEYSDKLIDIANKVRVLRADLSDSRLVQKILVSVPEKYEATIASFENTKDLTQLRVVELIIGLQAQEQRRLMRQEGSIERSIEGALKAKMQQGEKGEEQKRNGKNSDCNSGSGSETAAKGNGTGNFHKYSSCKFCEKQNHPYFRCWRRPDKARIGNGEYLEVNGRGTVAIESCAGTKLISDVLFVPEIDQNLLSVGQLVEKRFKVMFEEGMCLIIDSNGNELFRIKMQKKRFSLNPFEEEQMVTLLEQQVTFLSDKLSSFAHEISEEHAEEPRKKNSGLCFQNQKSTEEASYAKELTSVDVVEFKNLVGKIALHARKQLEATLEATLVEKEFLEGEY, from the exons ATGGAATCGGGATCGAGTAACCTGTCCATCTCAGCCCCACCTGTGTTTGATAGAGAGAATTATCAAGCATGTGCAGTGAGAATGCAAGCATACATGGAGGGTTGTGATTATTGGGAAGCCATTGAGGAAGACTATGAGGTGACTCTACTTCCTAATAATCCAACTATGAATCAGATCAAAATGTACAATGAGAGAACCACCAGGAAGGCCAAGGCAAGGTCTTGTCTTTATGCTTTGGTTTCGCCGGCCATATTCAATAGAATTATGGCTTTTGGATCAGTGAAGGAAATATGGGACTACCTCAAAGCTGAGTATCAAGGAGATGAGAGGATCAAGAGCATGAAAGTGTTGAATTTGATCAGAGAATTAGAAAGGCTACAAATGAAGGAGTCTGAGTCAATCAAAGAATACTCAGACAAGTTGATTGATATTGCCAACAAGGTAAGAGTTCTTAGGGCTGATCTCTCTGATTCTAGACTGGTGCAGAAGATACTTGTCTCCGTGCCTGAGAAATATGAAGCAACAATTGCCTCTTTTGAGAACACTAAGGACTTGACTCAATTGAGAGTAGTGGAGTTGATTATTGGTTTACAAGCACAAGAGCAGAGGAGGCTAATGAGGCAGGAAGGAAGTATAGAAAGAAGCATAGAAGGAGCATTAAAGGCTAAGATGCAGCAAGGTGAAAAAGGAGAGGAACAGAAGCGGAATGGGAAGAATAGTGATTGCAATAGCGGTAGTGGTTCAGAAACTGCTGCAAAAGGTAATGGGACTGGAAATTTTCACAAATATTCTTCATGTAAGTTTTGTGAAAAACAGAATCATCCTTATTTCAGGTGTTGGAGAAGGCCAGAT AAAGCAAGGATAGGAAATGGAGAATACCTAGAAGTGAATGGAAGAGGCACAGTAGCAATAGAGAGCTGTGCTGGAACTAAGTTGATTTCAGATGTTCTGTTTGTACCTGAGATTGATCAAAACTTGTTGAGTGTGGGGCAATTGGTAGAGAAGAGATTCAAGGTGATGTTCGAAGAGGGAATGTGTCTGATCATTGACTCTAATGGCAATGAATTGTTTAGGATCAAGATGCAGAAGAAGAGGTTCTCATTGAATCCATTTGAAGAGGAGCAAATG GTAACTCTCTTGGAGCAGCAGGTGACATTTCTCTCTGATAAACTATCATCTTTTGCACATGAAATATCTGAAGAACATGCTGAGGAGCCACGGAAAAAGAATAGTGGGTTATGTTTCCAAAATCAAAAATCGACTGAAGAAGCTTCATATGCGAAAGAATTGACATCTGTAGATGTTGTTGAGTTTAAGAATTTAGTTGGTAAG ATTGCATTGCATGCTAGGAAACAATTAGAGGCAACTCTTGAAGCTACACTAGTCGAGAAGGAATTCTTAGAAGGCGAATATTGA